The Oncorhynchus mykiss isolate Arlee chromosome 20, USDA_OmykA_1.1, whole genome shotgun sequence genome includes a region encoding these proteins:
- the ptcd1 gene encoding pentatricopeptide repeat-containing protein 1, mitochondrial, giving the protein MLQCVSRSCLRNGRSIVDYVVRYGCTQTARGLSSLGSGSTVRAPRSWSVHPVTDINRRAFTGSVSVSSRRTGDVQESPGVEDFGSLSADFSSRRAFRKTTPELQEMLYREERQAAGQEEEREPVAFRSRTGRRNTQYWYFLQCKRLIKENKLSEALSMFQREMLEGERLPPEEYNYTVLIGGCGRAGHLKHAFKLYNDMKKRGLVPSDATYTALFNACAESPRKQAGLQQAIHLEQELRRKNHPLSDITYHALLKTHALTNHLRACLHTLRDMLQAGHAVTQETFHFLLMGCVRDRVTGFRQALQVYRQMLRMGIRPDVQNYNLLLRAARDCGIGNPAVASALLLTSDCGQEGQAVKVRGQGSAPLDVDALESQLFTQHPDNDLSHHSNDPSNILRHHSDLDSSVVAPITTQLVMVRKGGEQEAPIGSLPCLSGTSSHPPNLLDLSVGRAEEGGVVSLGVVSGMFDRLALMGGAQGFLDKMATAGLCPDIRTLTLLADTMEPGIQSLHSLLAVAKQHGVKLDAAFYNSVIRRAARAGDLQEAKAVMCVMQERRVRADVRTYGSLALGCNRQTDALQLLGDMQAAGVQPSVQVFSALIGCASRRLDYVYLRLVLRAMREHNVPPNDIIITQLEHASQYPPNYNQYKFRNTYLSQIDGFRGYYHQWLTTMPAQETGGPERDHPAETRQDGHQQAAAARRHRKQHS; this is encoded by the exons ATGTTGCAGTGTGTGTCTCGGTCGTGTTTGAGGAACGGGAGAAGCATTGTCGACTACGTCGTCAGATACGGCTGTACTCAGACAGCACGAGGTCTGTCGAGCTTGGGCTCCGGTAGCACCGTGAGAGCTCCACGTTCCTGGTCGGTTCACCCGGTAACGGACATCAACCGAAGAGCCTTCACTGGGTCTGTGTCGGTGAGTTCTAGAAGAACCGGGGATGTCCAGGAATCACCGGGCGTTGAGGACTTCGGATCTCTTTCCGCTGATTTTTCCTCCAGACGGGCCTTCCGGAAGACCACCCCAGAGCTGCAGGAGATGTTGTATCGGGAGGAGAGGCAGGCGGccgggcaggaggaggagagggagccgGTGGCCTTCAGGTCTAGGACTGGGCGGAGGAACAcacagtactggtacttccttcAGTGTAAAAGACTCATCAAGGAGAACAAG CTGTCTGAGGCCCTGTCCATGTTCCAGAGGGAgatgttggagggagagagactcccACCTGAGGAATATAACTACACTGTCCTGATAGGAGGCTGTGGGCGAGCAGGACATCTCAAACACGCCTTCAAACTCTACAACGAC ATGAAGAAGAGAGGTCTGGTTCCTAGCGACGCCACCTACACCGCTCTGTTCAACGCCTGTGCCGAGTCACCACGGAAACAAGCCGGGCTGCAGCAAGCCATCCACTTGGAGCAGGAGCTGCGGCGGAAGAACCATCCCCTCAGTGACATCACATACCACGCCCTGCTGAAGACACACGCCCTCACCAACCACCTTCGAGCCTGTTTACACACACTGCGG GACATGCTACAGGCTGGTCATGCAGTAACTCAGGAGACCTTCCACTTCCTGCTGATGGgctgtgtgagagacagagtcaCTGGCTTCAGACAGGCCCTGCAg gtgtaTCGTcagatgttgaggatggggattCGTCCCGACGTCCAGAACTACAACCTGCTGCTCCGCGCTGCTAGAGATTGTGGGATAGGTAACCCCGCCGTGGCCTCTGCCCTGCTGCTGACCTCTGATTGCGGCCAGGAAGGTCAAGCGgtaaaggtcaggggtcaggggtcggcTCCACTGGACGTCGACGCTCTGGAGAGTCAACTGTTCACACAACACCCCGACAACGACCTTAGTCACCATAGCAATGACCCTAGCAACATCCTCAGACACCATAGCGACCTGGACAGTAGTGTGGTTGCCCCGATAACAACCCAACTGGTGATggtgaggaagggaggagagcaaGAGGCTCCCATTGgttctctcccctgtctgtcaggAACCAGTTCCCACCCCCCCAACCTGCTGGACCTATCAGTGGGCAGGGCTGAAGAGGGGGGTGTGGTCTCGCTTGGTGTGGTGAGCGGAATGTTTGATAGGCTGGCGCTGATGGGCGGGGCCCAGGGCTTCCTGGATAAGATGGCCACTGCGGGGCTCTGCCCAGACATCAGAACTCTCACACTATTAGCTGACACCATGGAGCCCGGCATCCAATCACTGCACAGCCTGCTGGCGGTCGCTAAGCAACACGGTGTGAAGCTGGACGCAGCGTTCTACAACAGTGTGATCCGCAGGGCAGCACGTGCTGGAGACCTACAAGAGgctaag gcagtGATGTGTGTGATGCAGGAAAGACGTGTGCGTGCGGATGTACGGACATACGGAAGTCTGGCTCTGGgctgcaacagacagacagatgcccTACAGCTGCTGGGGGACatgcag GCGGCGGGGGTGCAGCCCAGTGTGCAGGTGTTCTCTGCTCTTATTGGCTGTGCCAGCAGGAGGCTGGACTATGTGTATCTGAGGCTGGTGCTTAGAGCCATGAGGGAACACAACGTCCCACctaatgacatcatcatcacTCAGCTAGAACACGCCTCCCAGTACCCGCCCAACTATAAccag tatAAGTTTAGGAACACCTACCTGTCTCAGATTGATGGTTTCCGTGGTTACTACCACCAGTGGCTGACCACCATGCCTGCCCAGGAGACAGGAGGACCTGAGAGAGACCACCCTGCAGAGACGAGACAAGATGGACACCAGCAGGCAGCAGCAGCAAGGCGACACCgcaagcaacacagctga